The following coding sequences are from one Streptomyces sp. V3I7 window:
- a CDS encoding BlaI/MecI/CopY family transcriptional regulator, which translates to MAGTDSRGRAERRGAGKLESEVLAVLWATERPLTPAEVQAGIGGGLAYNTVHTILKRLYDKGLVLRDADGRRGAYLPAKNAGELTAEAMRRALDRAPDPITALRHFVSGLTPEEERALRRLLGDGGA; encoded by the coding sequence ATGGCTGGCACAGATTCCCGGGGCAGGGCGGAGCGACGCGGCGCCGGGAAACTGGAGAGCGAGGTACTGGCCGTCCTGTGGGCCACCGAGCGGCCGCTGACTCCGGCCGAGGTCCAGGCGGGCATCGGCGGCGGCCTCGCCTACAACACGGTGCACACCATCCTCAAGCGGCTGTACGACAAGGGGCTCGTGCTGCGGGACGCCGACGGGCGCCGCGGCGCGTACCTGCCCGCGAAGAACGCGGGCGAGCTGACCGCCGAGGCCATGCGGCGTGCCCTGGACCGCGCGCCGGACCCGATCACGGCCCTGCGGCACTTCGTCTCGGGCCTGACCCCGGAGGAGGAGCGCGCCCTGCGCCGCCTGCTCGGCGACGGCGGCGCGTGA
- a CDS encoding nucleoside/nucleotide kinase family protein, with translation MPLTFDDLLTRARALATGGRRALLGIAGCPGAGKTTLAERLVRELNGPGEPWVTHVPMDGFHLADVELDRLGRRDRKGAPDTFDAAGYAALLRRLRESPYSAGDLTETVYAPGFERVLEQPIAGAIPVPPAIRLVVTEGNYLLLESGSWVRVRRQLDEVWFCETGEPERIRRLVARHEEFGKDHATALAWVLGTDQRNAELIAATRDRADLVVPASAMPAPDGTHSPASP, from the coding sequence GTGCCGCTGACCTTCGACGACCTCCTCACCCGTGCCCGCGCCCTCGCCACGGGCGGCCGGCGCGCGCTCCTCGGCATCGCCGGCTGCCCCGGGGCGGGCAAGACGACCCTGGCCGAGCGCCTGGTCCGCGAGCTGAACGGTCCGGGCGAGCCGTGGGTCACGCACGTCCCCATGGACGGCTTCCATCTCGCCGACGTCGAACTGGACCGGCTCGGCCGCCGTGACCGCAAGGGCGCGCCCGACACCTTCGACGCGGCTGGGTACGCGGCGCTGCTGCGACGCCTGCGCGAAAGCCCGTACTCCGCCGGGGACTTGACGGAGACCGTGTACGCCCCTGGCTTCGAGCGGGTGCTGGAGCAGCCGATCGCGGGGGCCATCCCGGTGCCGCCGGCGATCCGGCTCGTGGTGACCGAGGGCAACTACCTGCTGCTGGAGTCGGGTTCGTGGGTGCGGGTGCGGCGGCAGTTGGACGAGGTGTGGTTCTGCGAGACCGGCGAACCGGAGCGGATCCGCCGACTCGTCGCGCGGCACGAGGAGTTCGGCAAGGACCACGCGACTGCACTCGCCTGGGTCCTGGGCACGGACCAGCGCAACGCCGAGCTGATCGCGGCGACCCGGGACCGGGCCGACCTGGTGGTCCCGGCGTCCGCGATGCCCGCGCCGGACGGCACCCACTCCCCCGCCTCACCGTGA